The Primulina huaijiensis isolate GDHJ02 chromosome 17, ASM1229523v2, whole genome shotgun sequence genome window below encodes:
- the LOC140962526 gene encoding 6-phosphogluconate dehydrogenase, decarboxylating 2, producing the protein MAAQSPKPTRIGLAGLAVMGQNLALNIAEKGFPISVYNRTTSKVDETVERAKLEGNLPVFGFHDPKSFVHSIQKPRVIIMLVKAGAPVDQTIKTLSTYMEKGDCIIDGGNEWYENTERREKAMAELGFLYLGMGVSGGEEGARNGPSLMPGGSFEAYKYIEDIIHKVAAQVPDSGPCVTYVGKGGSGNFVKMIHNGIEYGDMQLIAEAYDVLKSVGKLSNEELRDVFYEWNKGELLSFLIEITADIFGVKDDKADGYLVDKVLDKTGMKGTGKWTVQQAAELSVAAPTIEASLDSRFLSGLKEERTEASKVFKAGGFGDILTDQEVDKAKLIHDVRQALYASKICSYAQGMNLIRAKSIEKGWDLKLGELARIWKGGCIIRAIFLDRIKKAYDRNADLANLLVDPEFAQEMIERQSAWRRVVCLAINAGISTPGMSASLAYFDSYRRERLPANLVQAQRDYFGAHTYERTDIPGSFHTEWFKIAKKVSN; encoded by the coding sequence ATGGCTGCTCAATCCCCAAAACCGACTAGAATCGGTCTTGCTGGTCTTGCTGTCATGGGGCAAAATCTAGCCCTCAACATTGCTGAAAAAGGATTTCCCATTTCTGTTTACAATCGGACTACATCTAAAGTTGATGAGACTGTTGAAAGAGCAAAACTTGAGGGAAATCTTCCTGTATTTGGCTTCCACGACCCCAAATCATTTGTTCATTCCATCCAAAAACCACGAGTGATTATCATGCTTGTCAAAGCTGGTGCTCCTGTCGATCAAACCATCAAAACTCTTTCTACTTACATGGAGAAGGGTGATTGTATAATTGATGGTGGAAACGAGTGGTATGAAAATACTGAGAGAAGGGAAAAAGCTATGGCTGAATTAGGTTTTTTGTATCTAGGCATGGGGGTTTCTGGTGGTGAAGAGGGTGCTCGAAACGGGCCATCTCTGATGCCCGGAGGGTCCTTCGAAGCCTACAAATATATAGAGGACATCATCCATAAAGTCGCTGCTCAAGTTCCTGATAGTGGACCCTGTGTGACGTATGTTGGAAAAGGCGGATCTGGTAACTTTGTTAAGATGATTCACAATGGAATCGAGTATGGGGACATGCAACTGATTGCCGAGGCATATGATGTACTGAAATCCGTTGGGAAATTGTCGAACGAGGAACTACGCGATGTATTTTATGAATGGAACAAAGGGGAGCTTCTAAGTTTCTTGATCGAAATCACTGCTGATATATTTGGAGTTAAGGATGACAAGGCTGACGGTTATTTGGTTGACAAAGTCTTGGATAAAACCGGAATGAAGGGTACTGGGAAATGGACTGTTCAGCAGGCTGCTGAATTGTCGGTTGCAGCTCCAACCATTGAAGCATCTCTCGATTCAAGATTCTTGAGTGGGTTGAAAGAGGAACGGACTGAAGCTTCCAAAGTGTTCAAAGCTGGTGGTTTTGGCGACATTCTGACCGATCAAGAAGTTGATAAGGCAAAACTGATCCACGATGTTAGGCAAGCTCTATATGCATCTAAAATTTGTAGTTATGCTCAAGGGATGAATCTAATCCGAGCCAAGAGCATCGAGAAAGGATGGGATCTGAAGTTGGGAGAACTTGCTAGGATTTGGAAGGGAGGTTGCATTATTCGCGCAATCTTCTTGGACCGGATCAAGAAAGCCTACGACAGAAATGCTGATCTTGCTAACCTCTTAGTGGACCCCGAGTTTGCTCAAGAAATGATCGAACGACAGTCAGCTTGGAGGCGAGTTGTTTGCCTGGCAATCAATGCAGGCATCAGCACCCCTGGTATGTCTGCTAGTCTTGCTTATTTTGACAGTTACAGGCGGGAGAGGTTGCCTGCTAATTTGGTGCAGGCTCAAAGAGACTACTTTGGTGCTCATACTTATGAAAGGACCGATATTCCGGGATCATTCCACACAGAGTGGTTTAAAATTGCGAAAAAGGTAAGTAATTAA
- the LOC140962527 gene encoding basic leucine zipper 43-like, with amino-acid sequence MQQGELSDLEYLFPPNSTCFQPYFCMINNNNMVPENHFHPFPKPLYQLSINPQVREFNSQSTCLSNNNSTSDEAEEQQFSIINERKQKRMISNRESARRSRMRKQRHLDELWSQIVWLRNENHQLIDKLNHMSEDHDRAVQENVQLKEETSELRQMITDMQLSSPYSSLIKELHDDPCNDLP; translated from the coding sequence ATGCAACAGGGCGAACTCTCTGATCTCGAATATCTTTTTCCTCCAAACTCAACTTGTTTCCAACCCTATTTCTGCATGatcaataataacaatatgGTACCAGAAAACCATTTTCACCCATTTCCCAAACCGTTGTATCAACTCAGCATAAATCCACAAGTTCGAGAATTCAACTCTCAATCTACATGTCTAAGCAACAATAATTCGACTTCTGATGAAGCAGAGGAGCAACAATTTAGCATCATAAATGAGAGGAAACAAAAAAGAATGATTTCTAACCGAGAATCTGCACGTAGATCACGTATGCGAAAGCAGAGGCACTTGGACGAGCTTTGGTCGCAAATCGTTTGGCTTCGTAATGAGAATCACCAACTCATTGATAAACTGAACCACATGTCAGAGGATCACGATCGAGCGGTTCAAGAAAACGTTCAGCTGAAGGAAGAAACCTCAGAGCTTCGTCAAATGATTACTGATATGCAGCTTAGTAGTCCATATTCTAGCCTAATCAAAGAGCTTCATGATGATCCTTGCAATGATTTACCTTAA